GCGGTACCGGTGTGCAGCCTGCGGGGGCCGCTGGTGTTGGTGGCGATCAGCCCGCCGACGGTGCTGCCCGGGACCGGTTCGTCGATGCCGAGCCGTTGTGAGCTGCCGCGCACCGCGTCCTGGAGCGCCGCGAGCGGCATACCGGCCTCGACCCGGACGATCAGGTCTCCCGGCTGGTGTTCGAGCAGGCGGCCGCAGCCGCTCAGGTCGAGCAGCAGGTCGGGCGCCACACCCACTCCGCCGAAGGTGAGCTTCGAGCCGTGGCCGCGCACCACCACGACGGCGCCCCGCGAATGTGCTTCGCGCAGAACGGTTGCCACCTGCCCGGTGCCGACCGGCCGGGCGACGCAGCCGGGGATGTGGTCGTCGACGGCGTCGTCCGCCGCTCCCGCGCGCACCTGCACCTCACGGTCCTGCAGCGCCGACAACAGGTCCATCGGGTCAGAACACCTCACCGAGGCCGGCCGCCTGCACCGGGTGGGCGGCCGACCGCTTGCCAGGGACCTCGCCGCACAGCCGGGGGGTCGGGAAGACCTTGCCCGGGTTGGAGATGCCGGTCGGGTCGAACGCGCACCGCACCCGCTGCATGGTGTCGAGGTCCTGCGCACTGAACATCTTCGGCATGTGCTTGGCCTTGTCCGCGCCGACGCCGTGCTCGCCGGTGATCGAGCCGCCGTGCGCCAGGCACAGGTCGAGTATGGCGCCGGACGTCTCCTCCGCCGCATCGGCCTGCCCGGGGACCCGCTCATCGAAGAGCACCAAGGGGTGCAGATTGCCGTCACCCGCGTGGAAGACGTTCGCGACCCGGACCCCGCGTTCCTTCGCCAGGGCGGTCATGGACCGCAGCACTTCGGGCAGCGCGGTGCGCGGGATGACGCCGTCCTGCACGATGTAGTCCGGACTGATCCGGCCGACCGCCGCGAAGGCTGACTTGCGTCCACGCCAAATAGACTGTCGTTCCTCGTCATCGGCCGCGATGCGGATCTCGAACGCACCGGCGTCACGACAGTGCTGTTCCGCTGCGGCGAGCTCGACGGCGACCTCGTGCGACGGGCCGTCGAGCTCGACCACCAGGACCGCGCCGGCGCCGGCCGGGTAGTTGCAGGCGACGGCTGCCTCGGCTGCCTCGATCGCCAGCGCATCCATCATCTCGATGGCGGCGGGCACGATGCCGGCGCCGATGATCGCCGAGACCGCCGCGCCCGCCGAGTCGGTGTCCGAGAAGCCGGCGAGGAACGTCTCGACGGCTGCGGGGGTCCGGGTGAGCCGGACCGTCACCTGCGTTGCGATGCCGAGGGTGCCCTCGGACCCGACGAACGCGCCGAGCACGTCATACCCGGGAGCATCCGGTGCGACCGTGCCGAGCTGAGTGCGCTCGCCGTCGGGCAGCACCACGTCCGCGGCGAGCACGTGCGTGGTGGTGAAGCCGTACTTCAGGCAGTGCGCGCCGCCGGAGTTCTCCGCGACGTTGCCCCCGATGCTGCAGACCTGCTGGCTGGACGGGTCCGGCGCGAAGTAGTAGCCCTCGGGGCGGGTGCGTGCCGACACGTTGAGGTTGATAACGCCCGGGTCGACGACGGCACGCTGATCGCGAGCGGAAACGCTTGTGATCTCACGGAATCCGCTCATCACGATGAGCACTCCGTCGGCGTGGGGGAGTGCGCCTCCCGACAGCCCGGTGCCCGACCCACGTGCCACGAACGGCACACCGTGCTCGGCACACGTCCGCACCGTCAGCTGCACGTCGCGTGCATCCCGCGCCAGCACGACCAGTGCCGGTGTCACCCGGTAGTGCAGCAGGCCGTCGCAGTCATAGGTCGCCAGCTGCGTCGGGTCGTCGATCACCCGGTCGGACGCGAGCACCGACCGCAGTTGTGCTGTCACAGCTGCGATCGGTGCATCGGTGTGCGTCATACGACTCAGGGCATGCGCTCGTAGGCAGGCAGGGTGAGGAAGTCTGCGTAGTCGTCGGCGACGGCCACCTCCAGGAAGGTCGCCTTGGCGTCGTCGTAGTCGCTCGGCTGGCCCGGCAGACCGGCGATGACGTCGTCGACGAGTCCGAGCACCATCTCCTTGGTCACGGTCTCGCCGGTGTCGGCGAGCTTGACGTCGTTCTGGATCTGCTGCCAGATCTGCGAGCGGCTGATCTCGGCCGTCGCGGCGTCCTCCATCAGGTTGTAGATGCCGACCGCACCACGGCCCTCCAGCCACGACTTGAGGTATTGCAGTGCCACGTCGATGTTGCTGCGCAGACCCTCGGAGGTCACGTCGCCGGGCGTCGACTTCACGTCGAGCAGCTGCGCCGCCTTGACGTCCGCGTCCGGCACGTTGTCGATCTGGTTGGGCTTGTCACCGAGGACGCCGGTGAAGACGTCCTTGCAGGTGTCGACCATCGCCGGGTGCGCGACCCACGAGCCGTCGAAGCCGTCACCGGCTTCGCGCGACTTGTCCGCGGTGACCTTCTCGTATGCCGCCTTGTTGACCGACTCGTCCTTGCTCGGGATGAACGCCGCCATCCCACCGATCGCGGATGCGCCGCGACGGTGGCAGGTGTTGACCAGCAGCTGGGTGTAGGCGCGCATGAACGGAACCGTCATCGTCACCGAATTGCGATCCGGCACGGTGTAATCCGCGCCCCGCGTGCGGTAGGTCTTGATCACCGAGAAGAGGTAGTCCCAGCGGCCGGCGTTGAGGCCGGAGGAGTGGTCGCGCAGCTCGTAGAGGATCTCCTCCATCTCGAACGCGGCCGGCAGGGTCTCGATCAGGCAGGTCGCCCGGATCGTGCCCTGCGGGATGCCGAGCCGGTCCTGGGCGATCTTGAACGCGTCGTTCCAGAGCCGGGCCTCCTTGTGGCTCTCCATCTTCGGCAGATAGAAGTAGGGGCCCTTGCCGCGGTCGAGCTGCTTCTGGGCGCACGCGACGAAGTAGAGCGCGAAGTCGACGAGACCCCCGGAGGTCTCCTCGCCGTCGACCAGGATGTGCTTCTCCGGCAGGTGCCAGCCACGGGGGCGCACGATGATGGTGGGCTGCTGCTCCGGCGGGACGAGCTTGTACTCCTTGCCCTCCTCGCTGGTGAAGTCGATGGTGCCGTCGAGCGCGTCCTTGAGATTGAGCGGACCTTCGACGACGTTCTCCCACAACGGGGTGTTGGCGTCCTCCTGGTCGGCCAGCCACGCCTTCGCGCCCGAGTTGAGCGCGTTGATGGTCATCTTGCGGTCGGTCGGGCCGGTCATCTCGACGCGCCGGTCCTCCAGACCGGGGGCGAGCGGCGCTACCTTCCAGTCCGGGTCCTCGCGGACCGCGCGGGTCTCCTCCAGGAAGTCCAGGTCCTTGCCGGCCGCGACATCGGCGACGCGTTGCTTGCGTGCTTCCAGTGCCTCCAGGCGGCGAGCGTTCAGTGCGCGGTGCAGTTCGGCGACGAGCGCCAGGGCGGGCGAGCTGAGAATCTCGTCATAGCGCGGTTTGATCGGACCCGTGACTGTCACGCCGGCTGGAAGATCGGCGATGTTCGAGTCGGGCATTTAAGCAACCTCCACAATGGATGTAATTTTCGTATGGTGGAATCTCTGGCTCACTGAGCGGAATTATAGCGTGCCCGCGTGCTTCGATCATTTCGGCCCTCGGGCAACTGCGCAAGGGGCCGTCGCGAGCCGGTGCGTCGAACTTCAGGCACGGAACCTGGCTAGTCTTGAAAGAACACGTCATGCACGGATGAGGGGGTCCCATGAGTCACGCAGGAGCAACCCCGGCGGCCTGCCAGCCGGCGCATCAGCATGCGGTGCCCATCCCCGGAGTTGATGGTCCGGATATCGCGGCACTTCAGCGCGTCGCCTCGGCCGGTGCGGGTTCTATCGTCGTGCGCCCCCTGCGTCTCTTCTCAGCGGCTGCTGATCCCGCTCGCGGTTGATCTGTTCCCTTCTTCTCTGCGGGGTCGAGCGCCGCCCTGGGTAGGCCACGAGGGGCGAGCGGACGTATCGAGCAGCGCGGGCAACATCACGATCTCGCTGACATAATTCGAAAAAATATTCGAGTATATCTGTGTACTTCCTGAACGTCACCCGATAGAATCATGACAACGAAAGCACCCAGGGGACAGGGGGACTCGACCACCATGGCCATCGATTCACCCCTGCGCATCCCCGACCGACCGGATCCGGTGGAACCGGATACGAGTTGCTGGGATGGGCCCGATCCCGCCCGGCGGCCGGTGCCGGGCCTGGGGCCACGGTTGGCCGAGCAGGTGAGGGCCGTGGCCGGCGCGCTGGACCAGTTACCTCGCGTGTTCGACCAGCTCGGTCAGGGCCAACTCACCGACCTGGTCAGTGTGTTGCTGGGTGTGCAGGAGCGGGCCGGGCAGGTGGCCACGCTGGCGACGGCGAACGCGTGCGAACGGGGTGTGGTGGATGCCTCGGACGCGGCCAACACCACCGGGTGGGTGCGCGCCCGGGCGCAGGCCGCCGGCACCAGTATCGAACCCTCGGCCGCGTCCACGGTGTCGGTGGTGGCCGAGGCGTGCCGGGACCGGCGCAACCACGTCATCGCGGCCGCGGTCCGGGACGGGTCCTGCACGCTGGCCACCGCCCGGACGGCGTTGCGGCAGACCGCGAAAGTCGCCGAGGTGTTGCCGACCGCGGCCCGCGAAGACATCCAGGCGTGGTTCCTGCAACTGGACCCGGCGCTGGGGTCCCGGGGCGTGACGGAGCTGACCCGGCGGATCATCGCCAACTACGCCGCGGACAAACTCTCCGGGGAGGACGCGCACCTGGAAAAGGTCGAGTCGTTGACCTGGCGGACCCTGCCGACCGGGATGATCCGGTTGATCGCGGATCTGTGCCCGGCCAACGCGGCGATCCTGAAGCAGGCCGTCAACGCGTTGTCCGCACCCCATCCCGCCCAAACCAAGGACACCAGCACCACCGAGACCACGGGCGGGCGAGCCACCAGCCAGGAAAGCGACCCCACCGGCGCCACCGACCCCGTGTCTGTGATCAACTTTCTGTAGGCCGTTTTGGCGGGGTTTTCCTGCCGAGGTAGTGGCTGGTTTCCTGCCAAAAGAGCGCTAAGAATCCGGCCACTGGACTGCTGGACGCGGTAGTCGGTTCGGTCCTTTTGATTCCCCTTGCTGGTGACCGCTGCCTGGCGTGCACCACCGACCTCCATAGGTTTCCTTCATTGTTCCCGGTGTGACGGGTGATGCGTGGAGGAGCCGGAAAGTAGATGACGATCAGCATGTCCGTTCAAGAAGAGATCCGCCGGTTGGACTCCGAGGGAGTCCCGGCCCGTCAAATCGCCCGGGACCTGGGTATCAGTCGCGACTCGGTGACGAAATACGCTGACATCAGTGACTATTCGCCCCGGCCCGCGACACCGGTACGCCGCCCGGGGGCGTCGGTGTTGACCGGGTACATCGACGTGATCGAGGGTTGGTTGGCCGATGATGCGCGCCGTCCGCGTAAGCAACGCCACACTGCCCGGCGGATCTTCGACCGCCTCGTTGCCGAACACGGGTACGCCGGGTCGTACTCGCCGGTGCAACGGTATGTGAAGGCGTACCAGCAGGACCGCCGCGGCGCCGGGGACGGGTATGCCGAACTGTCCTGGCCTGCTGGGACCGCGCAGGTCGACTTCGGCCAGGCGAACGCGGTCATCGCCGGCGTGCTGCAGGTGCTGCACGTGCTGGTGGTCACGTTCCCGTTCTCCAACATGCGTTTCGCGCAGGCCTACGCCGGGGAAACCGCCGAGTGCGTGTGCCACGGGCTACGCACCATCTTCGAACACGCCGGCGGCGCGCCTCGGCAACTGGTCTTCGACAACGCGACCGGCATCGGCCGCCGGGTCGGCGCGCAGGTGGTCGAGTCGAAGTTGTTCGCCGCGTTCAAACTGCACTACCGGTGCACCGCACGATATTGCAACCCGTACTCCGGCAACGAGAAAGGCAACGTGGAAAACGCGGTCGGGTTCCTGCGCCGCAACTTGATGGTCCCCGAACCGGTCGCCGCGACCCTGACCGGGCTCAACCAGGTGTTGCTGGCCCAGTGCGACCAGCTGGGCGCCGGCGTCCACTACCGCAAAGGCGTCCCGATCGGTGACCTGTTCACCGACGACGTGACCGCATGCCTGGCGCTGCCGACGGCCGGGTTCGACCCCGTCCGGTACGAAACCCGGGTCGCGGACAAGACAGGCAACCTGCTCATCGACGCCAACACGTACGCCGCCGGGACAGCGTTCGGAGGACGGAAAGTGACCGTCGGGATCCGCCACGACCGCGTCGAGATCCTCGACGAACACGCCCGCCCCGTGGTGACCTTGCCCCGCGCGTTCGGACACCAAGCCGACACCGTGTTCGACCCGATCAGCCTGCTACCGGTGCTGATTGCCAAACCCGGCGCCTGGACCCACTCCCCGGCCCGAGCCACCGTCACCGACCCCGTGCGCGACTGGCTCGATACCGCGGACACCACCGACCGGCGGCAACTACTGGCCGCGTTGCACGCGGCCGGCACCGCCGCGGGGTACCAGCACGCCATCACCGCCGCCGACACCCTCATCCGCGCCGGTGACGACCCCGGCACCGCCGCGATCGGGATGCTCGCCCGCCGCCTGGCCACCGGCACCGAACCAGCCGCCAGCACCGTCGACCTGCACGTCTACGACACCCTGACCACCGGCCAGCACAACCACGGCGACCAACCCGACGTCGAGCACGACGACCAGCAGCACGACCAGCACAGCGGGGTGTGCGCGTGAGTACCGCCAGTGTGCAAGAGGTCATCGACGCCGGCCGCCGCGCCTCCTTGACCTCCGCCGTGCTGGAACACTGGGCGACCAAGGGCACCCCGAAGCAACGCGAGTACCTGCTCGGGCTACTACAGGCCGAGCACGACTCCCGGCAAGAATCCCGCCGGCAACGCCTGCTCAAAGCCGCCAAACTCCCCGCCCGTAAAACCCTGGACGGCTACGACTGGTCCGCGATCAGCTTCCCCGCCGACTACGGCCGCACCCAACTGACCAGCCTGGACTTCCTCGGCCGCGCCGAAGACCTAATCCTGTTCGGCGACGTCGGCACCGGCAAAACCCACCTGGCCACCGCCCTAGCAGCCGCGGCCTGTCAGGCCGGGATCCCGGCCCGCTACTTCACCACCAGCTCCCTGGTCATGCAGCTACGCCACGCCAAAGACACCGGCAGGCTGGACCACCAACTGGCCGCCCTGGCCCGCAACCAACTCCTGGTGATCGATGAGCTCGGCTACCTACCCATCGACACCGATGGTGCCCGGCTGCTCTTCCAAGTCATCGCCGGCGCCTACGAACAACGCTCCCTGATCATCACCACGAACCTCGAATTCTCCCGCTGGGGAAGCGTATTCGGCGACGACAACATCGCCGCCGCGATCATCGACCGCCTCGTCCACCACGGCCGACTCCTGCAATTCCGCGGCGAGTCCTACCGCGTCAACCACGCCCTCATGAAATAACCACCCACCAAGAACAGCCACACAGCTCACCCGGCCGGAAACCCCGCCACCCTGGCCGGAAAATTAGCGCTCAAACGGCCGACAACCAGTTGACAAAACACACCCCGCCGACGCCACCGGCGCCGCCGCCGGTGGTGCCGACGCCGGTGGTGCCGTGGGCGACAGTGGGCCCGGGCCCACCCACGACGCGGACACCACCACCGGTGACCTCCAGGACACCACCGGTGACACCGGTGACGCCGGTGACACCGGTGGCACGACCAGTCACGCCGGTGCCGCGTTCGGCCTGCACCCCGATGTCCAGCACGACGACTGCGACGGTGACCTCGATGGAACGGCCTCCGGCGCCACCAGCACGGGCGGCACCAGCACGGGCGCCGTGCCCGGGCGGGTGCGGGATGAGCGGACCCCGGGGAAACGGCGGGTGGACGCGCTGATGGATCTGGTCGCTGCGGGCGCCAAGACGGTGTGCGGGGACGGGATGGGCATCGGTGCGGGTGCCGCCGTGTTGGTCACGATGGACCTGCACCGGCTCCTGGCCGACTTGGACGGTGCGGTCACCGTCGGCGGGGAGATCCTGGACGCGGGGACCGCCCGCCGGTTGGCGTGTGATGCGGACCTGATCCCGATGGTGCTCGGCACCAAGAGTCAACCCTTGGATGTGGGGCGTGAGAAACGGTTGGCCACCAAAGGGATGCGGGCCGCCGTGGTCCACCGGGACATGGGATGCACGTTCCCCACCTGCGACCGGCCACCAGGATTCTGCGAGATCCACCACATCCTGCCTTGGTGGGCCGGCGGTGACACCGCGTTGGACAACTCTGCCATGCTGTGCCGGCGACATCACCAGATCGTGCACCGCCACGGCTACTACGCCACCATCACCGCCGACGGGGTGCACTGGGACCTGACCGAGGGCGCCATGCCCGGCTGGCGTGCCGACAAAGTCGCCTGATCACCGGGTGCGCGGGACCTCGATCACGGTCTCGCCTAGCGGCTCGACCTACTCGGCCACCGCGGGTGTGTGCGGGACCTCGATCACGGTCTCGCCTAGCGGCTCGACCTACTCGGCCACCGCGGGTGTGTGCGGGACCTCGATCACGGTCTCGCCTCACGGCTCGACCTACTCGGCCACCGCGGGTGTGTGCGGGACCTCGATCACGGTCTCGCCTAACGGCTCGACCTACTCGGCCACCGCTGAAATCTACGCCGCTGAAGTGGCCAGCACTGGTGTGTGTGCGGGGCACCGGGCTGCGGAGTCTCGATACGGCTCGCCCTTGCGGGCTCGCGTACTCGACCCGCAAGGGGGCTCGCAGACTCGACCTGCGAGGGCCTCCTGGACGGGCTCGGGCACCACCCGTCCCGATAGCCGTTCGACATACCCACATGACAGCGGCGGGCGTTCCACGACAACCGCCCGCACAAGCGTCCGGAGAAGGCGCCCTGCCCGGGCACATTTCTCGGCCCCAAACCCGGATGGAGCCGACCGGCTGCTGTGAGCGTTCGACGCACCGAGGGGTGAGTCCGGTCACGTTCACTGGACGCTACTAGCAAGTAGCCACCGATCCGGGGAACGCTGGTGAGGTGAGCGAGACCCCGACAGCCGCACCGGCGCACGACACGACGGGTGTCGCGCTGCCCGCGAGCCGCACCCGACTGGCGCTCATCGCCCTCGCGCTCGGCGGATTCGCCATCGGCACCACCGAATTCGTCACGATGGGCCTGCTGCCGCAGATCGCCGACGGTGTGCACATCAGCATCCCGGTCGCCGGACACGTCGTCTCGGCATACGCACTCGGAGTGGTCGTCGGCGCACCGCTCGTGGCGACGATCGCGGCCCGGAGGCCGCGCAAGACGGTGCTGCTCTGGCTGATGGTGGCGTTCGCCGTGGGCAACCTGGCGTCGGCGCTGGCTCCCAACTACCCGGCGCTGATGGTCGCGCGCTTCGTCAGCGGCCTGCCGCACGGAGCCTTCTTCGGCATCGGGTCCGTGGTGGCCGCATCGCTCGTCCCGTGGCACCGGCGCACCTCCGCCGTCGCGATGATGCTGGCCGGCCTGACGGTCGCCAACGTCGTCGGCGTGCCCGTCGCGACACTGCTCGGCCAGCGCCTGGGTTGGCAGTGGCCGTACGTGCTGGTCACCCTGGTGGCGCTCGTCACGCTCCTCGCCGTGCTGGTCTGGGTCCCGGGCCGTCGCGTCGACGACGCCTCGTCGGCGCGCTCCGAGCTCAGCGCGCTGCGCCGGCCGCAGGTCTGGCTGACGCTGGGCGTCGGCACCGTCGGCTTCGGCGGGATGTTCGCGACGTTCTCCTACATCACGCCGACGATGACGCACCTGGCCGGCTTCGCCGACGGCGCCGTGCCGCTGATCCTGGTCGTGTATGGCGTGGGTATGACGGTCGGCACCATGCTCTCCGGGCGCGTCGCAGCGCACGGCATGCTGCGGGGTATGACGGCCGCGCTGGCGGCGATCGCGGTGCTGCTGGCGGTCTTCGGCGAGCTGGCCCAGCTGAAGGCGACTGCCGTGATCGGTGTCTTCCTGCTGGGAATGCTGCCGTCGGTGCTGGTCCCGCTGCTGCAGACCCGGCTGATGGATGTCGCCCGGGAGGGGCAGTCACTGGCGGCGGCGCTCAACCACTCGACGCTCAACATCGCCAACGCGCTCGGCGCCTGGCTGGGCAGCGTCGTCCTCTCCCACGGCCTCGGCTACGAGTGGCCGAGCCGGATCGGTGCCCTGCTCGCGGTCGGCGGTATCGGCATCGCCGCCGCCAGCGCCGTGCTGGCGCGTCGGGAGGCGGTGGCCGGCGCTTAGCGCCGCGCCATACACCCGAGCCTTTCGCCGGTTCGGTGGCCGAGGCGCTCACATGGGAGACTGTGACCAGTCACCCCGATCCTGCAATCCCGAAGGTAAGCCACGTTGTCACCCATGGCTCGCAAGGCGCTGCCGCCAGCCGCCACGCCGCCGGACCTGATCCGCAACTTCTGCATCATCGCCCACATCGACCACGGCAAGTCGACACTGGCCGACCGCATGCTGCAGATCACCGGCGTCGTCGACGAGCGCGCGATGCGGGCGCAGTACCTCGACCGGATGGACATCGAGCGCGAGCGCGGCATCACGATCAAGAGCCAGGCCGTCCGGATGCCGTGGGAGGCCGGCGGTACGACGTACTGCCTCAACATGATCGACACACCCGGCCACGTCGACTTCACCTATGAGGTGTCGCGCTCGCTGGCAGCGTGTGAGGGCGCGATCCTGCTGGTCGACGCGGCGCAGGGCATCGAGGCGCAGACCCTGGCGAACCTCTATCTGGCGATGGAGAACGACCTCACGATCATCCCGGTGCTCAACAAGATCGACCTGCCGGCGGCGCAGCCGGAGCGGTATGCCGAGGAGCTGTCCGGCCTGATCGGCTGCGAGCCGGACGAGGTG
This genomic window from Flexivirga oryzae contains:
- a CDS encoding FAD-linked oxidase C-terminal domain-containing protein; amino-acid sequence: MTHTDAPIAAVTAQLRSVLASDRVIDDPTQLATYDCDGLLHYRVTPALVVLARDARDVQLTVRTCAEHGVPFVARGSGTGLSGGALPHADGVLIVMSGFREITSVSARDQRAVVDPGVINLNVSARTRPEGYYFAPDPSSQQVCSIGGNVAENSGGAHCLKYGFTTTHVLAADVVLPDGERTQLGTVAPDAPGYDVLGAFVGSEGTLGIATQVTVRLTRTPAAVETFLAGFSDTDSAGAAVSAIIGAGIVPAAIEMMDALAIEAAEAAVACNYPAGAGAVLVVELDGPSHEVAVELAAAEQHCRDAGAFEIRIAADDEERQSIWRGRKSAFAAVGRISPDYIVQDGVIPRTALPEVLRSMTALAKERGVRVANVFHAGDGNLHPLVLFDERVPGQADAAEETSGAILDLCLAHGGSITGEHGVGADKAKHMPKMFSAQDLDTMQRVRCAFDPTGISNPGKVFPTPRLCGEVPGKRSAAHPVQAAGLGEVF
- the aceB gene encoding malate synthase A — its product is MPDSNIADLPAGVTVTGPIKPRYDEILSSPALALVAELHRALNARRLEALEARKQRVADVAAGKDLDFLEETRAVREDPDWKVAPLAPGLEDRRVEMTGPTDRKMTINALNSGAKAWLADQEDANTPLWENVVEGPLNLKDALDGTIDFTSEEGKEYKLVPPEQQPTIIVRPRGWHLPEKHILVDGEETSGGLVDFALYFVACAQKQLDRGKGPYFYLPKMESHKEARLWNDAFKIAQDRLGIPQGTIRATCLIETLPAAFEMEEILYELRDHSSGLNAGRWDYLFSVIKTYRTRGADYTVPDRNSVTMTVPFMRAYTQLLVNTCHRRGASAIGGMAAFIPSKDESVNKAAYEKVTADKSREAGDGFDGSWVAHPAMVDTCKDVFTGVLGDKPNQIDNVPDADVKAAQLLDVKSTPGDVTSEGLRSNIDVALQYLKSWLEGRGAVGIYNLMEDAATAEISRSQIWQQIQNDVKLADTGETVTKEMVLGLVDDVIAGLPGQPSDYDDAKATFLEVAVADDYADFLTLPAYERMP
- the istA gene encoding IS21 family transposase, with amino-acid sequence MSVQEEIRRLDSEGVPARQIARDLGISRDSVTKYADISDYSPRPATPVRRPGASVLTGYIDVIEGWLADDARRPRKQRHTARRIFDRLVAEHGYAGSYSPVQRYVKAYQQDRRGAGDGYAELSWPAGTAQVDFGQANAVIAGVLQVLHVLVVTFPFSNMRFAQAYAGETAECVCHGLRTIFEHAGGAPRQLVFDNATGIGRRVGAQVVESKLFAAFKLHYRCTARYCNPYSGNEKGNVENAVGFLRRNLMVPEPVAATLTGLNQVLLAQCDQLGAGVHYRKGVPIGDLFTDDVTACLALPTAGFDPVRYETRVADKTGNLLIDANTYAAGTAFGGRKVTVGIRHDRVEILDEHARPVVTLPRAFGHQADTVFDPISLLPVLIAKPGAWTHSPARATVTDPVRDWLDTADTTDRRQLLAALHAAGTAAGYQHAITAADTLIRAGDDPGTAAIGMLARRLATGTEPAASTVDLHVYDTLTTGQHNHGDQPDVEHDDQQHDQHSGVCA
- the istB gene encoding IS21-like element helper ATPase IstB, translating into MSTASVQEVIDAGRRASLTSAVLEHWATKGTPKQREYLLGLLQAEHDSRQESRRQRLLKAAKLPARKTLDGYDWSAISFPADYGRTQLTSLDFLGRAEDLILFGDVGTGKTHLATALAAAACQAGIPARYFTTSSLVMQLRHAKDTGRLDHQLAALARNQLLVIDELGYLPIDTDGARLLFQVIAGAYEQRSLIITTNLEFSRWGSVFGDDNIAAAIIDRLVHHGRLLQFRGESYRVNHALMK
- a CDS encoding DUF222 domain-containing protein, with amino-acid sequence MGDSGPGPTHDADTTTGDLQDTTGDTGDAGDTGGTTSHAGAAFGLHPDVQHDDCDGDLDGTASGATSTGGTSTGAVPGRVRDERTPGKRRVDALMDLVAAGAKTVCGDGMGIGAGAAVLVTMDLHRLLADLDGAVTVGGEILDAGTARRLACDADLIPMVLGTKSQPLDVGREKRLATKGMRAAVVHRDMGCTFPTCDRPPGFCEIHHILPWWAGGDTALDNSAMLCRRHHQIVHRHGYYATITADGVHWDLTEGAMPGWRADKVA
- a CDS encoding MFS transporter gives rise to the protein MSETPTAAPAHDTTGVALPASRTRLALIALALGGFAIGTTEFVTMGLLPQIADGVHISIPVAGHVVSAYALGVVVGAPLVATIAARRPRKTVLLWLMVAFAVGNLASALAPNYPALMVARFVSGLPHGAFFGIGSVVAASLVPWHRRTSAVAMMLAGLTVANVVGVPVATLLGQRLGWQWPYVLVTLVALVTLLAVLVWVPGRRVDDASSARSELSALRRPQVWLTLGVGTVGFGGMFATFSYITPTMTHLAGFADGAVPLILVVYGVGMTVGTMLSGRVAAHGMLRGMTAALAAIAVLLAVFGELAQLKATAVIGVFLLGMLPSVLVPLLQTRLMDVAREGQSLAAALNHSTLNIANALGAWLGSVVLSHGLGYEWPSRIGALLAVGGIGIAAASAVLARREAVAGA